A stretch of the Ipomoea triloba cultivar NCNSP0323 chromosome 16, ASM357664v1 genome encodes the following:
- the LOC116007854 gene encoding uncharacterized protein LOC116007854 — translation MAAAHRVLRYIKKAPGQGLFYPKNNGNQLNVFSDSDWASCTETRRSITGFCVFLGPALISWRSKKQATVSRSSSEAEYRALAATVCEVQWITSLLRELQVQPSKPAAVFCDSKSAIAIAENHVFHERTKHIDIDCHIK, via the exons ATGGCTGCTGCACACCGAGTCCTTCGCTACATCAAAAAGGCACCTGGTCAGGGGTTATTCTATCCCAAAAATAATGGTAATCAGCTCAATGTATTCTCAGATTCTGATTGGGCATCATGTACAGAAACACGCAGGTCTATCACAGGTTTTTGTGTCTTCCTAGGGCCTGCTCTTATTTCTTGGAGATCAAAGAAGCAAGCAACTGTATCCCGTTCATCATCAGAGGCTGAATACCGTGCCTTAGCTGCCACGGTTTGTGAAGTACAGTGGATTACTTCATTGCTTCGTGAATTGCAAGTTCAACCAAGTAAACCTGCAGCAGTATTTTGTGATAGCAAATCTGCAATCGCCATTGCCGAGAATCACGTCTTTCACGAGAGAACGAAGCACATAGATATCGATTGCCATATT AAATGA